A stretch of the Pan paniscus chromosome 2, NHGRI_mPanPan1-v2.0_pri, whole genome shotgun sequence genome encodes the following:
- the PRRT3 gene encoding proline-rich transmembrane protein 3 isoform X3, which translates to MASSPWGCVCGLLLLLLLPLLGTGPALGRGFPRPLENSEITMIPGAHPKGSVGSEPQAFDVFPENPRADSHRNSDVRHAPAEEMPEKPVASPLGPALYGPKAAQGAQRERLPVTDDLQMAQGPSSHGWTGPLDSQELLEQEAVAPHPVGHPHLTFIPTTPRRQLRDPAAPDVGSVPPVEVVYSQEPGAQPDLALARSLPPAEELPVETPKRAGAEVSWEVSSPGPPPKQADLPDAKDSPGPQPTDPPASEAPDGPSKPERAAMNGAVPISPQRVRGAVEAPGTPKSLIPGPSDPGPAANRTESPMGALQPDEAEEWPGRPQSHPPAPPVQAPSTSRRGLIRVTTQRALGQPPPPEPTASSMASAPASSPPANATAPPLRWGPLRRVLSFSWELHVYGVGVLFLLPALLALAALAAAPAGPRLALVAAVLVLVASGLRSAYMLTDPYGSQARLGVRGGLVLYNLPFPLLLTALAALTLLGLGAGLPPPLQNPLLLGAVALVHGVGLLATDLLSTWSVLNLLTQGLSCAWGAAVALGTLCLCRRRLLDGPRGWDASPGPRLLAVAGALGLLASGLQLAAALWLYPGPGRVGRFSWAWWGVHFWLRLLELTWALALALAAVAAARPRPPTEHACWAKLMRLACPAPSGKSEVPERPNNCYAGPSNVGAGSLDISKSLIRNPAESGQLATPSSGAWGSAASLGRGPQGGPGLSRNGVGPAPSLSELDLRPPSPINLSRSIDAALFREHLVRDSVFQRCGLRGLASPPPGGALRPRRGSHPKAELDDAGSSLLRGRCRSLSDVRVRGPLPQHVVEAPDGAAAAASGSSLDSFSRGSLKISWNPWRHGLSSVDSLPLDELPSTVQLLPAPTPASDSTAARQGDGQGEVQPRGKPGESRSASSDTIEL; encoded by the exons ATGGCCTCCAGCCCATGGGGCTGTGTATGTGGCCTtctgctgttgttgctgctgccaCTCCTGGGGACTGGCCCTGCCCTGGGGAGGGGCTTTCCCAGGCCACTTGAAAACTCCGAAATCACTATGATCCCTGGAGCCCACCCCAAGGGCTCTGTGGGCTCAGAGCCCCAGGCCTTTGACGTCTTCCCGGAGAACCCCAGAGCTGACAGTCACAGGAACTCTGATGTCCGCCACGCCCCTGCTGAAGAGATGCCTGAGAAGCCTGTAGCCTCTCCCCTTGGCCCAGCCCTGTACGGGCCCAAAGCAGCACAAGGAGCTCAGAGAGAACGACTCCCAGTAACTGATGACCTCCAGATGGCTCAAGGACCAAGCTCCCACGGCTGGACAGGACCTCTGGACTCACAAGAGCTTCTGGAGCAAGAAGCAGTGGCTCCCCACCCAGTGGGCCACCCTCATCTCACTTTCATCCCCACAACTCCCAGACGTCAACTCAGG GATCCAGCAGCCCCTGATGTTGGCTCAGTACCCCCGGTTGAGGTGGTGTACTCTCAGGAGCCAGGGGCCCAGCCAGACTTGGCATTGGCCAGAAGCCTTCCTCCTGCTGAGGAGCTGCCGGTTGAGACCCCCAAGAGGGCTGGCGCTGAGGTGTCCTGGGAAGTCAGCTCCCCAGGTCCCCCGCCCAAGCAGGCTGACCTCCCTGACGCTAAGGATTCACCAGGACCCCAGCCCacggatccacctgcctcagaagCTCCTGATGGGCCGTCTAAGCCAG AGAGAGCAGCAATGAATGGAGCAGTCCCCATCTCCCCCCAGCGGGTGAGAGGAGCTGTGGAGGCCCCAGGCACCCCCAAGTCTCTCATCCCTGGTCCCTCAGACCCTGGCCCAGCTGCAAACCGAACAGAGAGCCCCATGGGGGCCCTGCAGCCAG ATGAAGCCGAGGAGTGGCCGGGGCGCCCCCAAAGCCATCCCCCAGCACCCCCAGTCCAGGCCCCCTCGACGTCACGCCGGGGCCTCATTCGAGTCACCACGCAGCGAGCCCTGGGCCAGCCTCCCCCTCCGGAGCCCACCGCCAGCTCCATGGCTTCAGCCCCAGCCTCCAGCCCCCCAGCCAACGCCACTGCACCCCCGCTACGCTGGGGCCCCCTTCGGCGGGTCCTGAGCTTCTCCTGGGAGCTGCACGTCTACGGGGTGGGGGTACTCTTTCTGCTGCCCGCGTTGTTGGCGCTGGCTGCGCTGGCAGCCGCCCCAGCAGGGCCCCGGCTGGCATTGGTGGCCGCGGTGCTGGTGCTCGTGGCTTCGGGGCTGCGATCCGCCTACATGCTTACCGACCCTTACGGCTCGCAGGCGCGGCTGGGCGTTCGCGGGGGCCTGGTGCTCTACAACCTGCCCTTCCCCTTGCTGCTTACGGCGCTGGCAGCCCTGACTCTGCTCGGCCTGGGCGCGGGGCTGCCGCCACCGCTGCAAAACCCACTCCTGCTGGGAGCAGTGGCGCTGGTGCATGGTGTAGGGTTGCTCGCGACAGACCTGCTGTCCACATGGTCTGTGCTCAACCTCCTGACGCAGGGCTTGTCGTGCGCCTGGGGCGCGGCCGTGGCTCTGGGCACGCTCTGCCTGTGCCGTCGCCGCCTGCTGGACGGCCCACGGGGCTGGGATGCCAGCCCGGGCCCTCGGCTGTTGGCTGTGGCGGGCGCGCTGGGGCTGCTGGCTAGCGGCTTGCAGCTGGCGGCTGCGCTCTGGCTGTACCCGGGCCCAGGCCGCGTGGGCCGCTTCTCGTGGGCCTGGTGGGGTGTTCACTTCTGGCTGCGCCTCCTGGAGCTGACATGGGCGCTCGCCCTGGCGTTGGCCGCGGTGGCTGCCGCGAGACCCAGGCCGCCCACGGAGCACGCTTGCTGGGCTAAGCTGATGCGTCTGGCGTGCCCGGCGCCGTCAGGAAAGAGCGAGGTGCCGGAGCGACCCAATAACTGCTATGCAGGGCCCAGCAACGTTGGTGCAGGCAGCTTGGACATCAGCAAGAGCCTCATCCGCAACCCGGCGGAGAGTGGGCAGCTGGCCACGCCCAGTTCAGGTGCCTGGGGCTCGGCTGCGTCGTTGGGTCGCGGACCCCAGGGTGGCCCGGGACTGTCCCGCAACGGTGTGGGACCGGCGCCATCGCTGAGCGAGCTGGATCTGCGGCCGCCATCGCCCATCAACCTGAGCCGCAGCATCGACGCCGCGCTCTTCCGCGAGCACCTGGTGCGAGACAGTGTGTTCCAGCGCTGCGGCCTCCGCGGCCTGGCCTCCCCGCCGCCTGGAGGCGCTCTGCGGCCGCGCCGGGGCAGCCATCCCAAAGCCGAGCTCGACGACGCTGGCTCCTCGCTCCTCCGCGGCCGCTGCAGGTCGCTCAGCGACGTGCGCGTGCGCGGGCCGCTCCCACAGCACGTAGTGGAAGCACCCGACGGGGCAGCCGCTGCGGCTTCTGGCAGCTCCCTCGACAGCTTCTCCAGGGGTTCACTCAAGATCAGTTGGAACCCCTGGCGCCACGGGCTGTCATCAGTGGACAGTCTGCCCCTAGATGAGTTGCCCAGCACGGTACAGCTACTGCCTGCCCCGACCCCAGCCTCTGATTCTACCGCCGCTCGGCAGGGGGACGGCCAGGGAGAGGTCCAGCCGCGCGGCAAGCCTGGGGAATCCCGCAGCGCCTCCAGTGATACCATCGAGCTTTGA
- the PRRT3 gene encoding proline-rich transmembrane protein 3 isoform X2 — MASSPWGCVCGLLLLLLLPLLGTGPALGRGFPRPLENSEITMIPGAHPKGSVGSEPQAFDVFPENPRADSHRNSDVRHAPAEEMPEKPVASPLGPALYGPKAAQGAQRERLPVTDDLQMAQGPSSHGWTGPLDSQELLEQEAVAPHPVGHPHLTFIPTTPRRQLRQDPAAPDVGSVPPVEVVYSQEPGAQPDLALARSLPPAEELPVETPKRAGAEVSWEVSSPGPPPKQADLPDAKDSPGPQPTDPPASEAPDGPSKPERAAMNGAVPISPQRVRGAVEAPGTPKSLIPGPSDPGPAANRTESPMGALQPDEAEEWPGRPQSHPPAPPVQAPSTSRRGLIRVTTQRALGQPPPPEPTASSMASAPASSPPANATAPPLRWGPLRRVLSFSWELHVYGVGVLFLLPALLALAALAAAPAGPRLALVAAVLVLVASGLRSAYMLTDPYGSQARLGVRGGLVLYNLPFPLLLTALAALTLLGLGAGLPPPLQNPLLLGAVALVHGVGLLATDLLSTWSVLNLLTQGLSCAWGAAVALGTLCLCRRRLLDGPRGWDASPGPRLLAVAGALGLLASGLQLAAALWLYPGPGRVGRFSWAWWGVHFWLRLLELTWALALALAAVAAARPRPPTEHACWAKLMRLACPAPSGKSEVPERPNNCYAGPSNVGAGSLDISKSLIRNPAESGQLATPSSGAWGSAASLGRGPQGGPGLSRNGVGPAPSLSELDLRPPSPINLSRSIDAALFREHLVRDSVFQRCGLRGLASPPPGGALRPRRGSHPKAELDDAGSSLLRGRCRSLSDVRVRGPLPQHVVEAPDGAAAAASGSSLDSFSRGSLKISWNPWRHGLSSVDSLPLDELPSTVQLLPAPTPASDSTAARQGDGQGEVQPRGKPGESRSASSDTIEL; from the exons ATGGCCTCCAGCCCATGGGGCTGTGTATGTGGCCTtctgctgttgttgctgctgccaCTCCTGGGGACTGGCCCTGCCCTGGGGAGGGGCTTTCCCAGGCCACTTGAAAACTCCGAAATCACTATGATCCCTGGAGCCCACCCCAAGGGCTCTGTGGGCTCAGAGCCCCAGGCCTTTGACGTCTTCCCGGAGAACCCCAGAGCTGACAGTCACAGGAACTCTGATGTCCGCCACGCCCCTGCTGAAGAGATGCCTGAGAAGCCTGTAGCCTCTCCCCTTGGCCCAGCCCTGTACGGGCCCAAAGCAGCACAAGGAGCTCAGAGAGAACGACTCCCAGTAACTGATGACCTCCAGATGGCTCAAGGACCAAGCTCCCACGGCTGGACAGGACCTCTGGACTCACAAGAGCTTCTGGAGCAAGAAGCAGTGGCTCCCCACCCAGTGGGCCACCCTCATCTCACTTTCATCCCCACAACTCCCAGACGTCAACTCAGG CAGGATCCAGCAGCCCCTGATGTTGGCTCAGTACCCCCGGTTGAGGTGGTGTACTCTCAGGAGCCAGGGGCCCAGCCAGACTTGGCATTGGCCAGAAGCCTTCCTCCTGCTGAGGAGCTGCCGGTTGAGACCCCCAAGAGGGCTGGCGCTGAGGTGTCCTGGGAAGTCAGCTCCCCAGGTCCCCCGCCCAAGCAGGCTGACCTCCCTGACGCTAAGGATTCACCAGGACCCCAGCCCacggatccacctgcctcagaagCTCCTGATGGGCCGTCTAAGCCAG AGAGAGCAGCAATGAATGGAGCAGTCCCCATCTCCCCCCAGCGGGTGAGAGGAGCTGTGGAGGCCCCAGGCACCCCCAAGTCTCTCATCCCTGGTCCCTCAGACCCTGGCCCAGCTGCAAACCGAACAGAGAGCCCCATGGGGGCCCTGCAGCCAG ATGAAGCCGAGGAGTGGCCGGGGCGCCCCCAAAGCCATCCCCCAGCACCCCCAGTCCAGGCCCCCTCGACGTCACGCCGGGGCCTCATTCGAGTCACCACGCAGCGAGCCCTGGGCCAGCCTCCCCCTCCGGAGCCCACCGCCAGCTCCATGGCTTCAGCCCCAGCCTCCAGCCCCCCAGCCAACGCCACTGCACCCCCGCTACGCTGGGGCCCCCTTCGGCGGGTCCTGAGCTTCTCCTGGGAGCTGCACGTCTACGGGGTGGGGGTACTCTTTCTGCTGCCCGCGTTGTTGGCGCTGGCTGCGCTGGCAGCCGCCCCAGCAGGGCCCCGGCTGGCATTGGTGGCCGCGGTGCTGGTGCTCGTGGCTTCGGGGCTGCGATCCGCCTACATGCTTACCGACCCTTACGGCTCGCAGGCGCGGCTGGGCGTTCGCGGGGGCCTGGTGCTCTACAACCTGCCCTTCCCCTTGCTGCTTACGGCGCTGGCAGCCCTGACTCTGCTCGGCCTGGGCGCGGGGCTGCCGCCACCGCTGCAAAACCCACTCCTGCTGGGAGCAGTGGCGCTGGTGCATGGTGTAGGGTTGCTCGCGACAGACCTGCTGTCCACATGGTCTGTGCTCAACCTCCTGACGCAGGGCTTGTCGTGCGCCTGGGGCGCGGCCGTGGCTCTGGGCACGCTCTGCCTGTGCCGTCGCCGCCTGCTGGACGGCCCACGGGGCTGGGATGCCAGCCCGGGCCCTCGGCTGTTGGCTGTGGCGGGCGCGCTGGGGCTGCTGGCTAGCGGCTTGCAGCTGGCGGCTGCGCTCTGGCTGTACCCGGGCCCAGGCCGCGTGGGCCGCTTCTCGTGGGCCTGGTGGGGTGTTCACTTCTGGCTGCGCCTCCTGGAGCTGACATGGGCGCTCGCCCTGGCGTTGGCCGCGGTGGCTGCCGCGAGACCCAGGCCGCCCACGGAGCACGCTTGCTGGGCTAAGCTGATGCGTCTGGCGTGCCCGGCGCCGTCAGGAAAGAGCGAGGTGCCGGAGCGACCCAATAACTGCTATGCAGGGCCCAGCAACGTTGGTGCAGGCAGCTTGGACATCAGCAAGAGCCTCATCCGCAACCCGGCGGAGAGTGGGCAGCTGGCCACGCCCAGTTCAGGTGCCTGGGGCTCGGCTGCGTCGTTGGGTCGCGGACCCCAGGGTGGCCCGGGACTGTCCCGCAACGGTGTGGGACCGGCGCCATCGCTGAGCGAGCTGGATCTGCGGCCGCCATCGCCCATCAACCTGAGCCGCAGCATCGACGCCGCGCTCTTCCGCGAGCACCTGGTGCGAGACAGTGTGTTCCAGCGCTGCGGCCTCCGCGGCCTGGCCTCCCCGCCGCCTGGAGGCGCTCTGCGGCCGCGCCGGGGCAGCCATCCCAAAGCCGAGCTCGACGACGCTGGCTCCTCGCTCCTCCGCGGCCGCTGCAGGTCGCTCAGCGACGTGCGCGTGCGCGGGCCGCTCCCACAGCACGTAGTGGAAGCACCCGACGGGGCAGCCGCTGCGGCTTCTGGCAGCTCCCTCGACAGCTTCTCCAGGGGTTCACTCAAGATCAGTTGGAACCCCTGGCGCCACGGGCTGTCATCAGTGGACAGTCTGCCCCTAGATGAGTTGCCCAGCACGGTACAGCTACTGCCTGCCCCGACCCCAGCCTCTGATTCTACCGCCGCTCGGCAGGGGGACGGCCAGGGAGAGGTCCAGCCGCGCGGCAAGCCTGGGGAATCCCGCAGCGCCTCCAGTGATACCATCGAGCTTTGA
- the PRRT3 gene encoding proline-rich transmembrane protein 3 isoform X1, translating to MASSPWGCVCGLLLLLLLPLLGTGPALGRGFPRPLENSEITMIPGAHPKGSVGSEPQAFDVFPENPRADSHRNSDVRHAPAEEMPEKPVASPLGPALYGPKAAQGAQRERLPVTDDLQMAQGPSSHGWTGPLDSQELLEQEAVAPHPVGHPHLTFIPTTPRRQLRVATVPPSLQHEGQEGQWPPRDEGLKAKTKSRVPPTSPSDNQGPPHTLVPHSGTVKRPVLEGQGGFEEHFQEAAQGPLFTQQDPAAPDVGSVPPVEVVYSQEPGAQPDLALARSLPPAEELPVETPKRAGAEVSWEVSSPGPPPKQADLPDAKDSPGPQPTDPPASEAPDGPSKPERAAMNGAVPISPQRVRGAVEAPGTPKSLIPGPSDPGPAANRTESPMGALQPDEAEEWPGRPQSHPPAPPVQAPSTSRRGLIRVTTQRALGQPPPPEPTASSMASAPASSPPANATAPPLRWGPLRRVLSFSWELHVYGVGVLFLLPALLALAALAAAPAGPRLALVAAVLVLVASGLRSAYMLTDPYGSQARLGVRGGLVLYNLPFPLLLTALAALTLLGLGAGLPPPLQNPLLLGAVALVHGVGLLATDLLSTWSVLNLLTQGLSCAWGAAVALGTLCLCRRRLLDGPRGWDASPGPRLLAVAGALGLLASGLQLAAALWLYPGPGRVGRFSWAWWGVHFWLRLLELTWALALALAAVAAARPRPPTEHACWAKLMRLACPAPSGKSEVPERPNNCYAGPSNVGAGSLDISKSLIRNPAESGQLATPSSGAWGSAASLGRGPQGGPGLSRNGVGPAPSLSELDLRPPSPINLSRSIDAALFREHLVRDSVFQRCGLRGLASPPPGGALRPRRGSHPKAELDDAGSSLLRGRCRSLSDVRVRGPLPQHVVEAPDGAAAAASGSSLDSFSRGSLKISWNPWRHGLSSVDSLPLDELPSTVQLLPAPTPASDSTAARQGDGQGEVQPRGKPGESRSASSDTIEL from the exons ATGGCCTCCAGCCCATGGGGCTGTGTATGTGGCCTtctgctgttgttgctgctgccaCTCCTGGGGACTGGCCCTGCCCTGGGGAGGGGCTTTCCCAGGCCACTTGAAAACTCCGAAATCACTATGATCCCTGGAGCCCACCCCAAGGGCTCTGTGGGCTCAGAGCCCCAGGCCTTTGACGTCTTCCCGGAGAACCCCAGAGCTGACAGTCACAGGAACTCTGATGTCCGCCACGCCCCTGCTGAAGAGATGCCTGAGAAGCCTGTAGCCTCTCCCCTTGGCCCAGCCCTGTACGGGCCCAAAGCAGCACAAGGAGCTCAGAGAGAACGACTCCCAGTAACTGATGACCTCCAGATGGCTCAAGGACCAAGCTCCCACGGCTGGACAGGACCTCTGGACTCACAAGAGCTTCTGGAGCAAGAAGCAGTGGCTCCCCACCCAGTGGGCCACCCTCATCTCACTTTCATCCCCACAACTCCCAGACGTCAACTCAGGGTAGCCACagttcctccctccctgcagcaTGAAGGCCAAGAGGGACAGTGGCCACCTAGAGATGAGGGTCTGAAGGCCAAAACTAAGAGCAGGGTCCCACCCACTTCTCCCTCAGACAACCAGGGCCCACCCCACACCCTTGTTCCCCACTCAGGTACTGTCAAGAGGCCAGTGCTGGAAGGACAGGGTGGGTTTGAGGAACACTTCCAGGAGGCAGCTCAAGGCCCCCTCTTCACCCAGCAGGATCCAGCAGCCCCTGATGTTGGCTCAGTACCCCCGGTTGAGGTGGTGTACTCTCAGGAGCCAGGGGCCCAGCCAGACTTGGCATTGGCCAGAAGCCTTCCTCCTGCTGAGGAGCTGCCGGTTGAGACCCCCAAGAGGGCTGGCGCTGAGGTGTCCTGGGAAGTCAGCTCCCCAGGTCCCCCGCCCAAGCAGGCTGACCTCCCTGACGCTAAGGATTCACCAGGACCCCAGCCCacggatccacctgcctcagaagCTCCTGATGGGCCGTCTAAGCCAG AGAGAGCAGCAATGAATGGAGCAGTCCCCATCTCCCCCCAGCGGGTGAGAGGAGCTGTGGAGGCCCCAGGCACCCCCAAGTCTCTCATCCCTGGTCCCTCAGACCCTGGCCCAGCTGCAAACCGAACAGAGAGCCCCATGGGGGCCCTGCAGCCAG ATGAAGCCGAGGAGTGGCCGGGGCGCCCCCAAAGCCATCCCCCAGCACCCCCAGTCCAGGCCCCCTCGACGTCACGCCGGGGCCTCATTCGAGTCACCACGCAGCGAGCCCTGGGCCAGCCTCCCCCTCCGGAGCCCACCGCCAGCTCCATGGCTTCAGCCCCAGCCTCCAGCCCCCCAGCCAACGCCACTGCACCCCCGCTACGCTGGGGCCCCCTTCGGCGGGTCCTGAGCTTCTCCTGGGAGCTGCACGTCTACGGGGTGGGGGTACTCTTTCTGCTGCCCGCGTTGTTGGCGCTGGCTGCGCTGGCAGCCGCCCCAGCAGGGCCCCGGCTGGCATTGGTGGCCGCGGTGCTGGTGCTCGTGGCTTCGGGGCTGCGATCCGCCTACATGCTTACCGACCCTTACGGCTCGCAGGCGCGGCTGGGCGTTCGCGGGGGCCTGGTGCTCTACAACCTGCCCTTCCCCTTGCTGCTTACGGCGCTGGCAGCCCTGACTCTGCTCGGCCTGGGCGCGGGGCTGCCGCCACCGCTGCAAAACCCACTCCTGCTGGGAGCAGTGGCGCTGGTGCATGGTGTAGGGTTGCTCGCGACAGACCTGCTGTCCACATGGTCTGTGCTCAACCTCCTGACGCAGGGCTTGTCGTGCGCCTGGGGCGCGGCCGTGGCTCTGGGCACGCTCTGCCTGTGCCGTCGCCGCCTGCTGGACGGCCCACGGGGCTGGGATGCCAGCCCGGGCCCTCGGCTGTTGGCTGTGGCGGGCGCGCTGGGGCTGCTGGCTAGCGGCTTGCAGCTGGCGGCTGCGCTCTGGCTGTACCCGGGCCCAGGCCGCGTGGGCCGCTTCTCGTGGGCCTGGTGGGGTGTTCACTTCTGGCTGCGCCTCCTGGAGCTGACATGGGCGCTCGCCCTGGCGTTGGCCGCGGTGGCTGCCGCGAGACCCAGGCCGCCCACGGAGCACGCTTGCTGGGCTAAGCTGATGCGTCTGGCGTGCCCGGCGCCGTCAGGAAAGAGCGAGGTGCCGGAGCGACCCAATAACTGCTATGCAGGGCCCAGCAACGTTGGTGCAGGCAGCTTGGACATCAGCAAGAGCCTCATCCGCAACCCGGCGGAGAGTGGGCAGCTGGCCACGCCCAGTTCAGGTGCCTGGGGCTCGGCTGCGTCGTTGGGTCGCGGACCCCAGGGTGGCCCGGGACTGTCCCGCAACGGTGTGGGACCGGCGCCATCGCTGAGCGAGCTGGATCTGCGGCCGCCATCGCCCATCAACCTGAGCCGCAGCATCGACGCCGCGCTCTTCCGCGAGCACCTGGTGCGAGACAGTGTGTTCCAGCGCTGCGGCCTCCGCGGCCTGGCCTCCCCGCCGCCTGGAGGCGCTCTGCGGCCGCGCCGGGGCAGCCATCCCAAAGCCGAGCTCGACGACGCTGGCTCCTCGCTCCTCCGCGGCCGCTGCAGGTCGCTCAGCGACGTGCGCGTGCGCGGGCCGCTCCCACAGCACGTAGTGGAAGCACCCGACGGGGCAGCCGCTGCGGCTTCTGGCAGCTCCCTCGACAGCTTCTCCAGGGGTTCACTCAAGATCAGTTGGAACCCCTGGCGCCACGGGCTGTCATCAGTGGACAGTCTGCCCCTAGATGAGTTGCCCAGCACGGTACAGCTACTGCCTGCCCCGACCCCAGCCTCTGATTCTACCGCCGCTCGGCAGGGGGACGGCCAGGGAGAGGTCCAGCCGCGCGGCAAGCCTGGGGAATCCCGCAGCGCCTCCAGTGATACCATCGAGCTTTGA